One genomic segment of Pseudomonas sp. p1(2021b) includes these proteins:
- the minC gene encoding septum site-determining protein MinC, giving the protein MQTMSLNQTSDTAPVFQLKGSMLAITVLELARNDLEALDLQLAAKVAQAPNFFSNTPLVLALDKLSADGGAIDLPGLMRVCRHHGLRTLAVRASRIEDIAAAIAIDLPVLPPSGARERPLEPEPEVKKPEPAPTPPPAPAEPEVRPTRIITAPVRGGQQIYAQGGDLVVTASVSPGAELLADGNIHVYGAMRGRALAGIKGNTRARIFCQQMTAEMVSIAGQYKVCEDLRRDPLWGAGVQISLSGDVLNITRL; this is encoded by the coding sequence ATGCAGACCATGAGCCTCAACCAGACCTCCGACACCGCCCCCGTATTCCAGCTCAAAGGCAGCATGCTTGCCATCACCGTGCTGGAACTGGCGCGCAACGACCTCGAAGCCCTCGACCTGCAACTGGCGGCGAAAGTGGCCCAGGCCCCCAATTTCTTCAGTAACACGCCGTTGGTGCTGGCGCTGGACAAGCTGTCGGCCGACGGCGGCGCCATCGACCTGCCCGGCTTGATGCGCGTTTGCCGCCACCACGGCCTGCGCACCCTGGCCGTGCGCGCCAGCCGCATCGAAGACATCGCCGCGGCGATCGCCATCGACCTGCCGGTGCTGCCACCCTCCGGTGCCCGCGAGCGGCCGCTGGAACCGGAGCCCGAGGTGAAGAAGCCCGAGCCCGCCCCTACGCCGCCACCAGCGCCGGCCGAACCCGAAGTGCGCCCCACCCGCATCATCACCGCGCCGGTGCGCGGCGGCCAGCAGATCTACGCCCAGGGCGGCGACCTGGTGGTGACCGCCTCGGTCAGCCCGGGTGCGGAACTTCTCGCCGATGGCAACATCCATGTGTACGGCGCCATGCGTGGCCGCGCACTGGCGGGCATCAAGGGCAATACCCGGGCGCGCATCTTCTGCCAGCAGATGACCGCGGAGATGGTCTCCATCGCCGGCCAGTACAAGGTCTGCGAGGACCTGCGTCGCGACCCGCTGTGGGGGGCTGGCGTGCAGATCAGCCTGTCTGGCGATGTGTTGAACATCACCCGTCTTTAA
- a CDS encoding lipid A biosynthesis lauroyl acyltransferase: MERPRFRLYFLHPRFWGLWLGLGLLWLVAQLPYRALLCLGCALGALMYRVAGERRRIAARNLELCFPELSGDERQRLLKENFASTGIAFFEMAMSWWWPKPRLARLAHIEGLEHLQAAQREGQGAILMAVHFTTLEIGAALLGQAHTIDGMYREHGNPLFDYIQRRGRERHNLDSLAVEREDVRGMLKLLRGGRAIWYAPDQDYGAKQSLFVPLFGIPAATVTATTKFARLGKAQVIPFTQKRLEDGSGYRLVVHPPLEGFPGETEEADCLRINQWVESVLRECPEQYLWAHRRFKSRPPGEPRLYDKKKR; encoded by the coding sequence ATGGAACGCCCGCGTTTTCGACTTTATTTCCTTCACCCTCGGTTCTGGGGCCTGTGGCTGGGCCTGGGCCTGCTGTGGCTGGTGGCGCAGCTGCCGTACCGTGCGTTGCTGTGCCTGGGCTGTGCCCTGGGCGCGCTGATGTACCGGGTCGCCGGTGAACGTCGGCGCATCGCCGCGCGCAACCTGGAGCTGTGTTTCCCCGAGCTTTCCGGCGACGAACGGCAGCGCCTGCTCAAGGAAAACTTCGCCTCCACCGGCATCGCCTTCTTCGAAATGGCCATGAGCTGGTGGTGGCCCAAGCCACGCCTGGCGCGGCTGGCCCACATCGAGGGCCTGGAGCACCTGCAGGCCGCCCAACGCGAAGGCCAGGGTGCGATCCTCATGGCCGTGCACTTCACCACCCTGGAGATCGGCGCTGCACTGCTGGGCCAGGCCCATACCATCGACGGCATGTACCGTGAGCATGGCAACCCATTGTTCGACTACATCCAGCGCCGTGGCCGCGAGCGTCACAACCTCGACTCGCTGGCCGTGGAGCGCGAGGACGTGCGCGGCATGCTCAAGCTGCTGCGCGGCGGTCGGGCGATCTGGTACGCCCCGGACCAGGACTACGGTGCCAAGCAGAGCCTGTTCGTGCCGTTGTTCGGCATCCCGGCGGCGACCGTCACCGCCACCACCAAATTCGCCCGCCTGGGCAAGGCCCAGGTGATCCCCTTCACCCAGAAGCGCCTGGAGGATGGCAGCGGCTACCGCCTGGTGGTCCATCCGCCGCTTGAGGGCTTCCCGGGCGAGACCGAAGAGGCCGACTGCCTGCGCATCAACCAGTGGGTGGAGAGCGTGTTGCGCGAATGTCCCGAGCAATACCTGTGGGCGCACCGCCGCTTCAAGTCGCGCCCGCCAGGAGAGCCGCGGCTGTATGACAAGAAAAAGCGCTGA
- a CDS encoding patatin-like phospholipase family protein translates to MAPPRTTGLILSGGGARAAYQVGVLAGIAELLPSGAANPFPVIVGTSAGAINAVTLASGATRFTEAVQRLTTFWQHFRSHLVLRSDWPGVIRQASRFVSHSLLGIGGQVPVALLDSSPLRTLLQSHLDLDGIAHSLAAEQLRAVAITAFGYESGQAVTFYQGRGTIEPWLRHRRIGVPTSLTIDHLLASSAIPLLFAPVKLDEEYFGDGAVRQSAPISPALHLGASRVLVVGVSGNPQRPSAPMPAQRVFSGQQPSLAQIGAHMLNSTFIDSLEDDIELLQRLNHLSHLIPAHLDARRLGLAPIEVLVVAPSQPLDEIAARHRRELPAALRVFLRGPGATRTSGAGVLSYLLFEASYCSELIELGRKDALAKRRELCQFLGL, encoded by the coding sequence ATGGCTCCACCCCGCACCACCGGCCTGATCCTCTCCGGCGGCGGCGCCCGGGCCGCCTACCAGGTCGGTGTACTGGCGGGCATCGCCGAGCTGTTGCCGTCGGGTGCGGCCAACCCGTTCCCGGTGATCGTCGGCACCTCCGCCGGCGCCATCAATGCCGTCACCTTGGCCAGCGGCGCCACGCGTTTCACCGAGGCGGTGCAGCGCCTGACCACCTTCTGGCAGCACTTTCGCAGCCACCTGGTATTGCGCAGCGACTGGCCAGGGGTGATCCGCCAGGCCAGCCGTTTCGTCAGCCACAGCCTGCTGGGCATTGGCGGCCAGGTGCCGGTGGCGCTGCTGGACAGCAGCCCGCTGCGCACCCTCCTGCAGTCGCATCTGGACCTGGACGGCATCGCCCATTCCCTGGCGGCCGAGCAGTTGCGTGCGGTGGCCATCACCGCCTTCGGCTACGAATCGGGCCAGGCGGTAACGTTCTACCAAGGGCGCGGAACCATCGAACCCTGGCTGCGTCATCGGCGCATCGGCGTGCCCACTTCGTTGACCATCGACCATCTGCTGGCCAGCTCGGCGATCCCGTTGCTGTTCGCCCCGGTCAAGCTCGACGAGGAGTACTTCGGCGACGGTGCGGTGCGCCAATCGGCACCGATCAGCCCGGCGCTGCACTTGGGCGCCAGCCGGGTGCTGGTGGTCGGCGTCAGTGGCAACCCCCAGCGGCCATCGGCACCCATGCCGGCCCAGCGCGTCTTCAGCGGCCAGCAGCCGAGCCTTGCGCAGATCGGCGCGCACATGCTCAACAGCACTTTCATCGATAGCCTGGAAGACGACATCGAGCTGCTCCAGCGGCTCAACCACCTGAGCCACCTGATCCCCGCGCACCTGGATGCCCGGCGCCTGGGGCTGGCGCCGATCGAGGTGCTGGTGGTGGCGCCCAGCCAACCGCTGGACGAAATCGCCGCCCGCCACCGGCGCGAACTGCCGGCGGCGCTGCGCGTGTTCCTGCGCGGCCCGGGCGCCACCCGCACCAGCGGGGCAGGGGTGCTCAGCTACCTGCTGTTCGAAGCCAGCTATTGCAGCGAGCTGATCGAGCTGGGACGCAAGGATGCCTTGGCCAAGCGACGGGAGCTGTGCCAGTTCCTGGGCCTTTGA
- a CDS encoding VacJ family lipoprotein, producing the protein MVNKLLLVTALLAAGNALAAETAPRTSVVEADKPAPTAEADGFLDPLRELKFNPGLDQREFERSTLTALNVYDPLESMNRRIYHFNYRFDQWVMLPVVDGYRYVTPRFVRTGVTNFFNNLGDVPNLFNSILQLKAKRSAEITARLMFNTIIGVGGLWDPATKMGLPRQSEDFGQTLGFYGVPDGPYIMLPILGPSNLRDTAGLAVDYVGEREANFLNVAEASSDHPEITVLRAVDKRYSTNFRYGQLNSPFEYEKVRYVYTQARKLQIAE; encoded by the coding sequence GTGGTTAACAAACTGCTGCTCGTCACCGCCCTGCTCGCCGCCGGCAATGCCCTGGCGGCCGAAACCGCGCCACGCACCAGCGTGGTCGAAGCCGACAAGCCCGCGCCTACGGCCGAAGCCGACGGCTTTCTCGACCCGCTGCGCGAGCTGAAATTCAACCCAGGGCTGGACCAGCGCGAGTTCGAGCGCTCGACGCTCACCGCCCTGAACGTGTACGACCCGCTGGAGTCGATGAACCGGCGCATCTACCACTTCAACTACCGCTTCGACCAATGGGTGATGCTGCCGGTGGTCGACGGCTACCGCTACGTCACCCCGCGCTTCGTGCGCACCGGGGTGACCAACTTCTTCAACAACCTGGGCGACGTGCCCAACTTGTTCAACAGTATCCTGCAGCTCAAGGCCAAGCGTTCGGCAGAGATCACCGCCCGCCTGATGTTCAACACCATCATCGGCGTGGGCGGTTTGTGGGACCCGGCGACCAAGATGGGCCTGCCACGCCAGAGCGAGGACTTCGGCCAGACCCTGGGCTTCTACGGCGTGCCCGATGGTCCGTACATCATGTTGCCGATCCTCGGGCCTTCGAACCTGCGCGATACCGCGGGGCTGGCCGTGGACTACGTGGGCGAGCGCGAGGCGAACTTCCTCAACGTGGCCGAGGCCAGCAGCGATCACCCGGAGATCACCGTGCTGCGCGCGGTGGACAAGCGCTACAGCACCAACTTCCGTTATGGGCAGCTCAATTCGCCGTTCGAGTACGAGAAGGTGCGGTACGTGTATACCCAGGCGCGCAAGCTGCAGATTGCCGAGTGA
- a CDS encoding serine/threonine protein kinase — translation MLRPLRLAALFGGLLLAAAASAQDIDAASYGYPLTNPFEATIATTPPEQRPTLPSDEDISQSDYSLNLRPERAFTLPDNFWPVKKLKYRLAYQDHEAPLIFIIAGTGAPYSSTINEYLKKLFYQAGFHVVQLSSPTSWDFMSAASRFATPGITQDDAEDLYRVMQAVRAQHPRLPVSEFHLTGYSLGALDAAFVSHLDETRRSFNFKRVLLLNPPVNLYTSVSNLDKLVQTRVKGIDHSTTFYELMLEKLTLYFQQKGYIDLNEALLYDFQKSRQHLSNEQMAMLIGTSFRFSAADIAFTSDLVNNRGLITPPKYPITEGSSLTPFFKRALQCDFECYITEQVIPMWRARTDGGSVLQLIDQVSLYALADYLRESPKVAVMHNADDVILGPGDIGFLRKVFGDRLTLYPHGGHCGNLNYRVNSDAMLEFFRG, via the coding sequence ATGCTTCGACCCTTGCGCCTCGCTGCCCTGTTCGGTGGCCTGCTCCTGGCTGCGGCCGCTTCGGCGCAGGATATTGACGCCGCGAGCTATGGCTACCCGCTGACCAACCCGTTCGAGGCGACCATCGCCACCACGCCGCCGGAGCAGCGCCCTACCCTGCCCAGCGACGAGGACATCAGCCAGTCCGACTACAGCCTCAACCTGCGCCCGGAGCGGGCCTTCACCCTGCCCGACAACTTCTGGCCGGTGAAGAAGCTCAAGTACCGCCTGGCCTACCAGGACCATGAGGCCCCGCTGATCTTCATCATCGCCGGCACCGGGGCCCCTTACTCCAGCACCATCAATGAATACCTGAAGAAGCTGTTCTACCAGGCGGGCTTCCATGTGGTGCAGTTGTCCTCGCCCACCAGCTGGGACTTCATGAGCGCCGCCTCGCGCTTCGCCACCCCCGGCATCACCCAGGACGATGCCGAGGACCTGTACCGGGTGATGCAGGCCGTGCGCGCCCAGCACCCGCGCCTGCCAGTCAGCGAGTTCCACCTCACCGGCTACAGCCTCGGCGCCCTCGATGCGGCTTTCGTCAGCCACCTGGACGAAACCCGGCGCAGCTTCAACTTCAAGCGTGTGCTGTTGCTCAACCCGCCGGTCAACCTCTACACCTCGGTCAGCAACCTGGACAAACTGGTGCAGACCCGCGTGAAGGGCATCGACCACAGCACCACGTTCTACGAACTGATGCTGGAAAAACTGACCCTGTACTTCCAGCAGAAAGGCTACATCGACCTCAACGAGGCGTTGCTTTATGACTTCCAGAAGTCGCGTCAGCACCTGTCCAACGAACAGATGGCCATGCTCATCGGCACCTCGTTCCGCTTCTCGGCGGCCGACATCGCCTTCACCTCGGACCTGGTCAACAACCGTGGCCTGATCACCCCACCCAAGTACCCGATCACCGAAGGCAGCAGCCTCACGCCGTTCTTCAAGCGTGCCCTGCAATGCGACTTCGAGTGCTACATCACCGAGCAGGTGATCCCCATGTGGCGCGCCCGCACCGACGGCGGCAGCGTGTTGCAGTTGATCGACCAGGTCAGCCTGTACGCCCTGGCCGACTACCTGCGCGAGAGCCCGAAGGTCGCCGTGATGCACAACGCCGACGATGTGATCCTCGGCCCTGGCGACATCGGCTTCCTGCGCAAGGTGTTCGGCGATCGCCTGACCCTGTATCCCCATGGCGGCCATTGCGGCAACCTCAACTACCGCGTCAACAGCGACGCGATGCTGGAGTTCTTCCGTGGTTAA
- a CDS encoding beta (1-6) glucans synthase yields the protein MDRPMPRATRLLPVYLLACLLALAGLGALWYGLGRPVHLPDAASSTHKLQCASYTPFDKDQSPFDQPFRLRPARMDADLALLAERFQCIRTYSMTGLEAIPALARKHGLKVMLGAWVNANPVDTDKEVDALIASANANPDVVTAVIVGNEALLRKEVTGERLAGLIARVKSQVKVPVTYADVWEFWLQHPQVAPAVDFLTIHLLPYWEDDPRGIDDALAHVAEVRRVFGERFAPKDILIGETGWPSEGRQRETAVPSRANEARFIRGFVALAEANGWRYNLIEAFDQPWKRASEGAVGGYWGLYDADRQDKGVLEGPVSNLPYWRQWWLAGAGLMLFTLWLAGQPANRRAALALPLLAAVGAASLGLWGELMRTHARFAAEWVWAAGLAGLNLVVLAHGALALAARDGWRQRLFAWLEQRAGWWLLAAGFAAAVSMLAMVFDARYRSFPTSALVLPALVYLLRPVAAPRAEVALLAFIVGAGIAPQLFIEGLMSQQAWGWAIVSAMMVAALWRSLRKA from the coding sequence ATGGACCGCCCGATGCCCCGTGCCACCCGCCTGCTGCCTGTGTACCTGCTCGCCTGCCTGCTGGCCCTGGCCGGGCTCGGCGCGCTCTGGTACGGGCTCGGCAGGCCGGTTCACCTACCCGACGCGGCCAGCTCGACACACAAGCTGCAGTGCGCCTCCTACACCCCGTTCGACAAGGACCAGTCGCCGTTCGACCAGCCGTTTCGCCTGCGCCCGGCACGCATGGATGCCGACCTGGCCCTGCTCGCCGAGCGATTCCAATGCATCCGCACCTACTCGATGACCGGCCTGGAGGCCATTCCGGCCCTGGCCCGCAAGCACGGGTTGAAGGTGATGCTCGGCGCCTGGGTCAACGCCAACCCGGTGGACACCGACAAGGAAGTCGACGCCTTGATCGCCTCGGCCAACGCCAACCCCGACGTGGTCACTGCAGTGATCGTCGGCAACGAGGCGTTGCTGCGCAAGGAAGTGACCGGCGAACGCCTGGCCGGCCTGATCGCCCGGGTGAAAAGCCAGGTGAAGGTCCCGGTGACCTACGCCGATGTCTGGGAGTTCTGGCTGCAGCATCCCCAGGTGGCCCCGGCGGTGGACTTCCTGACCATCCACTTGCTGCCCTACTGGGAGGACGACCCGCGCGGCATCGATGACGCCCTTGCCCATGTGGCCGAGGTGCGCCGGGTGTTCGGCGAGCGCTTCGCCCCCAAGGACATCCTCATCGGCGAAACCGGCTGGCCCAGCGAAGGCCGCCAGCGCGAGACCGCCGTGCCGAGCCGGGCCAACGAGGCGCGCTTCATTCGTGGCTTCGTCGCCCTGGCCGAGGCCAATGGCTGGCGCTACAACCTGATCGAGGCGTTCGACCAGCCCTGGAAACGCGCCAGCGAAGGGGCGGTGGGTGGTTATTGGGGGCTGTACGACGCCGACCGGCAGGACAAGGGCGTGCTCGAAGGCCCGGTGAGCAACCTGCCTTACTGGCGCCAATGGTGGCTGGCTGGGGCTGGCTTGATGCTGTTCACCTTGTGGCTGGCCGGCCAGCCCGCGAACCGGCGTGCAGCGCTGGCGTTGCCGCTGCTGGCGGCAGTAGGCGCAGCCAGCCTGGGGTTGTGGGGCGAGCTGATGCGCACCCACGCCCGCTTTGCCGCCGAATGGGTGTGGGCGGCTGGGTTGGCGGGGTTGAACCTGGTGGTGCTGGCTCATGGGGCGCTGGCCTTGGCGGCGCGTGATGGCTGGCGTCAGCGCTTGTTCGCCTGGCTCGAGCAACGGGCGGGGTGGTGGCTGCTGGCGGCAGGTTTCGCGGCAGCCGTGAGCATGCTGGCGATGGTGTTCGATGCACGTTATCGCAGCTTCCCTACATCGGCGCTGGTGCTGCCGGCGTTGGTCTACCTGCTGCGGCCGGTGGCGGCGCCGCGGGCGGAAGTGGCCTTGCTGGCGTTCATCGTCGGAGCGGGGATCGCGCCGCAGCTGTTCATCGAAGGGCTGATGAGCCAGCAGGCGTGGGGCTGGGCGATCGTGAGCGCGATGATGGTCGCGGCGTTGTGGCGCAGCCTGCGAAAGGCGTGA
- a CDS encoding glycine betaine ABC transporter substrate-binding protein, producing the protein MKMRRFLGVGAALVLAMSAAQAMAKEVSIGYVDGWSDSVATTFVAAEVIKQKLGYDVDLKPVATGIMWQGVATGKLDAMLSAWLPVTHGEYWGKNKDKVVDYGPNFKDAKIGLIVPEYVKAASIADLKTDESFKHKIVGIDAGSGVMLKTDQAIKDYALDGYKLQASSGAAMTAELGRAYAKQQSIAVTGWVPHWMFAKWKLKFLEDPKGVYGAAETVNSIGSKELASKAPEVAEFLKNFHWNSKDEIGEVMLAIQEGAKPEAAAKDWVAKHPDRVKEWTGK; encoded by the coding sequence ATGAAAATGCGACGTTTCCTGGGAGTGGGTGCAGCCCTGGTATTGGCCATGAGCGCTGCGCAGGCAATGGCCAAAGAAGTAAGCATTGGTTACGTGGATGGTTGGTCCGACAGTGTGGCGACCACCTTCGTGGCCGCCGAAGTGATCAAGCAGAAACTCGGTTATGACGTGGACCTCAAGCCCGTCGCCACCGGCATCATGTGGCAGGGGGTGGCCACCGGCAAGCTCGACGCCATGCTGTCGGCCTGGCTGCCGGTCACCCACGGGGAATACTGGGGCAAGAACAAGGACAAGGTGGTCGACTACGGCCCTAACTTCAAGGATGCCAAGATCGGCCTGATCGTGCCTGAGTATGTCAAGGCCGCGAGCATTGCCGACCTCAAGACCGACGAAAGCTTCAAGCACAAGATCGTCGGCATCGACGCCGGCTCCGGTGTGATGCTCAAGACCGACCAGGCCATCAAGGACTACGCCCTGGACGGCTACAAGCTGCAGGCAAGCTCCGGCGCGGCGATGACCGCGGAGCTGGGTCGTGCCTATGCCAAGCAGCAGTCCATTGCCGTGACCGGCTGGGTGCCGCACTGGATGTTCGCCAAGTGGAAACTCAAGTTCCTCGAAGATCCGAAGGGCGTCTATGGCGCCGCCGAGACCGTCAACAGCATCGGCAGCAAGGAGCTGGCGAGCAAGGCACCGGAAGTGGCCGAGTTCCTGAAGAACTTCCACTGGAACTCCAAGGATGAGATCGGCGAAGTCATGCTGGCCATCCAGGAAGGCGCCAAACCCGAAGCTGCTGCCAAGGACTGGGTCGCCAAGCACCCTGACCGCGTGAAGGAGTGGACCGGCAAGTAA
- a CDS encoding REP-associated tyrosine transposase, with protein sequence MDRPHARLLRRGRFSEPGRLYLLTTATHARKPLFRDFNSARLVVHQLRQAEKEQACDSLAWVVMPDHLHWLIELKSVTLCTLMRRFKSRSSRTLYEAGHCERIWQPGYHDRALRREEDVRQVARYIIANPLRAGLVDRIGAYSHWDAMWL encoded by the coding sequence ATGGATCGTCCCCACGCCCGGCTGTTGCGCCGCGGGCGCTTCTCCGAGCCAGGTAGGCTCTACCTGCTGACCACCGCCACCCACGCGCGCAAACCGCTTTTTCGAGACTTCAACTCAGCGCGCCTGGTAGTGCACCAACTGCGGCAGGCCGAAAAAGAACAGGCCTGCGATTCCCTGGCCTGGGTCGTCATGCCTGATCATCTCCACTGGTTGATCGAATTGAAATCCGTGACGCTGTGCACCTTGATGCGCAGGTTCAAGTCGCGCAGCAGCAGAACGTTGTACGAGGCCGGGCATTGTGAGCGGATCTGGCAGCCTGGGTATCATGACCGGGCGCTGCGCAGAGAAGAGGATGTGCGCCAGGTGGCGCGTTACATCATTGCCAATCCTCTAAGGGCAGGCTTGGTCGACAGGATAGGCGCGTATTCCCACTGGGATGCGATGTGGCTGTGA
- a CDS encoding transposase — MILDTFFGRYDGAQLEAKSVRKSYSREHKIRAAEMVLDAGQSVPEVCEILGIGRTALRRWVEQVRQEREGKVPAGAKAITPEQQRIEELEALVRQKDRDIEILKKASALLLRDSKDRSR, encoded by the coding sequence ATGATTTTGGACACCTTCTTCGGGCGCTATGATGGCGCCCAATTGGAGGCAAAATCAGTGCGCAAGTCTTATTCGAGAGAACACAAAATCCGAGCAGCTGAAATGGTGCTGGATGCCGGCCAGTCGGTTCCTGAGGTATGCGAAATCCTCGGGATTGGCCGCACAGCTCTTCGTCGTTGGGTTGAGCAGGTAAGGCAGGAGAGAGAGGGCAAGGTGCCGGCTGGAGCCAAAGCCATCACTCCGGAGCAGCAACGTATTGAAGAGCTGGAAGCGCTGGTTCGTCAAAAGGATCGGGATATCGAAATCCTAAAAAAGGCCAGTGCTCTCCTGCTTCGGGACTCCAAAGATCGTTCTCGCTGA
- a CDS encoding IS3 family transposase, with amino-acid sequence MSEQYGVVDCCRVLGVKRSSFYAWRKRQGRENPGRDALRSRVIDRFKASRSSAGSRTLMQELRREGHEIGRYKVRALMREAGLKCRQRRPHRYRSSGTEALIAENQLKRNFKVSTINEVWCGDVTYIQVGRRWLYLAAVIDLYARRVVGWAFSMTADARLACDALRMASESRGRPAGVMFHSDQGCQYTSHKFRSVLEECSLKQSMSHRGQCWDNAAMERFFGALKSEWVPPGGYESESEAKADIMAYLVRYNLKRLHSYNGYETPVAMEEKLRAAA; translated from the coding sequence CTGAGTGAGCAATATGGTGTTGTCGACTGCTGTCGCGTGCTTGGGGTCAAACGCAGCAGTTTCTATGCATGGCGCAAACGCCAAGGGCGTGAGAATCCCGGCAGGGATGCTCTACGCTCGCGTGTAATCGATCGTTTTAAGGCGTCACGAAGCTCTGCCGGTTCACGCACGTTGATGCAGGAGCTGCGGCGTGAAGGCCATGAGATTGGGCGTTACAAAGTGCGTGCGCTTATGCGTGAAGCTGGCCTGAAATGCCGGCAGCGTAGACCGCACCGGTATCGGTCATCCGGCACGGAAGCATTGATTGCGGAAAACCAACTGAAGCGAAACTTCAAAGTTTCGACAATCAACGAGGTTTGGTGTGGCGATGTAACTTATATCCAGGTTGGCAGGCGTTGGCTGTATTTAGCCGCAGTAATCGACTTGTATGCACGCCGAGTCGTGGGCTGGGCGTTTTCAATGACTGCCGATGCCAGGCTGGCCTGTGACGCGCTGCGTATGGCGTCTGAGTCCAGGGGCAGGCCTGCGGGCGTGATGTTTCATTCAGATCAAGGCTGCCAGTACACCAGCCACAAATTCAGGTCTGTGCTTGAAGAGTGCAGCCTGAAGCAGAGCATGAGCCACCGTGGCCAATGCTGGGACAACGCCGCCATGGAGCGATTCTTTGGGGCATTGAAATCAGAATGGGTGCCACCAGGAGGCTATGAGTCCGAATCTGAAGCCAAGGCCGACATCATGGCTTATTTGGTGCGCTACAACC